The proteins below are encoded in one region of Halorhodospira halochloris:
- a CDS encoding Do family serine endopeptidase, whose product MNGIRHGFWQGWTAFALLAMFFFSPSCLAQLPDFVDLVRENRAAVVNISTRQQFQQYDFLPEGLDPGQESLPDPHQAPRQGMPEGTPGHPHGQPMPDPFGKDGESLGSGFIIGSDGIILTNDHVTARAQEIIVRLSDGRELEAEVIGADERTDLAVLQIDAESLPTVSIGSGEDLAVGEWVLAIGSPFGFEHSVTSGIVSAKGRSLPHGNYVPYIQTDVAINPGNSGGPLFNLDGEVVGINSQIYSRTGGFMGLSFAIPIELAMEVAEQLQETGQVQRGWLGVMIQDVTRELAAGFGLDRPYGALVAELLEDGPAADAGIKSGDVILEFAGRSVDSSAALPPIVGRAEVGSTVEVVVLRDGEKKSVEVDIKPLPDDSRIAEPAADDEQGNVEQGEASAVGIRVEPLREEERSRLDLEKSDGGVLVTEVSGQEAIDAGFQPGDILVTLDHQPVSSAEEFATLAEDLESGSSVPVLVIRDGQPSFLALQVP is encoded by the coding sequence TTCTTTTTCAGCCCGTCCTGTCTCGCTCAATTGCCTGATTTCGTCGATCTGGTGCGCGAGAATCGCGCCGCTGTCGTTAATATAAGTACCCGTCAACAGTTTCAGCAGTACGATTTTCTTCCAGAGGGATTAGATCCTGGACAGGAGTCATTGCCTGACCCGCATCAAGCCCCACGTCAAGGTATGCCCGAAGGCACTCCGGGCCATCCTCACGGGCAGCCAATGCCGGATCCGTTTGGGAAGGATGGCGAGTCGCTGGGGTCAGGTTTTATCATCGGCAGCGACGGTATCATCCTCACCAATGACCACGTAACTGCCCGTGCGCAAGAGATCATTGTACGCCTCTCCGATGGTCGTGAGCTTGAGGCCGAGGTCATAGGGGCCGATGAGCGTACCGATTTGGCAGTGTTGCAGATCGACGCCGAGTCTCTGCCGACCGTCAGTATCGGCAGTGGCGAAGACTTGGCGGTTGGCGAATGGGTGCTTGCCATCGGGTCGCCATTCGGCTTTGAGCATTCAGTTACATCAGGGATAGTATCGGCCAAGGGTCGCTCCTTGCCTCATGGTAACTACGTACCTTACATCCAGACAGATGTTGCTATAAATCCCGGCAATTCCGGCGGCCCTCTGTTTAATCTCGACGGCGAGGTGGTAGGAATCAACTCGCAGATCTATAGCCGCACAGGCGGTTTCATGGGGCTCTCGTTCGCCATACCCATTGAATTGGCAATGGAGGTTGCAGAGCAGCTGCAAGAGACTGGCCAGGTGCAGCGCGGTTGGTTAGGAGTAATGATTCAAGATGTTACCCGCGAACTGGCGGCGGGGTTCGGCCTTGATAGGCCGTATGGGGCACTAGTCGCAGAATTGCTAGAAGATGGCCCAGCCGCGGACGCTGGAATCAAGAGCGGTGATGTTATACTTGAGTTTGCAGGCCGTTCAGTGGATAGCTCTGCAGCATTGCCGCCAATAGTAGGTAGGGCGGAGGTCGGTTCTACTGTTGAAGTCGTAGTTTTGCGCGATGGTGAAAAGAAGAGTGTTGAGGTAGATATAAAGCCTCTGCCCGATGATAGCCGAATCGCTGAGCCCGCTGCGGATGACGAGCAGGGTAATGTAGAGCAAGGAGAGGCAAGTGCTGTTGGGATTAGAGTTGAGCCTTTGCGGGAAGAGGAGCGCTCTAGATTAGATCTCGAAAAGAGTGACGGGGGTGTGCTTGTAACAGAGGTTAGCGGTCAGGAGGCGATAGATGCCGGGTTCCAGCCTGGCGATATCTTGGTTACTCTAGATCATCAGCCGGTCTCATCCGCAGAAGAATTTGCCACCCTGGCCGAGGACTTAGAGAGCGGCAGTTCGGTACCGGTGCTAGTTATCCGCGACGGGCAGCCGAGTTTCCTCGCTCTGCAAGTGCCCTGA